A single region of the Eremothecium gossypii ATCC 10895 chromosome V, complete sequence genome encodes:
- the EAF1 gene encoding Eaf1p (Syntenic homolog of Saccharomyces cerevisiae YDR359C (EAF1)) yields MSVLKKDSTSEKRTQLESILEERNNKLTQLFWLSRLNELKSGGDLQSVRQELAEFLVQNDLTKNLTFDISSLRTYRPQEPPMDRRPLRSKSSTPLENGTINRKREDAEPHMEETRKRLREHIIPEEDDDREHEQRPVKLQKVGLSHDEELPKRLEPPTIPIRKISSAGDNQETGSVIGEKKSEQPVSTSRNRPIHTQLSTNPFYQHMDISTLRAEPTPVEVKRKRNYIIDEIIKTQSKSTDTSDSHSTAGGRDSVYLVMKETVPSKLARAIPLSELKYVSQTLPLIRLIPPTHKALTTDLYNTALNEGRITVVSSRIEELRRLNLWSLRQPKKFLDPWRQKQPSTHRGYMLEEARWMREDFHEFKKFKVSVCAVNSKAIMDYWKYGKACCIKRRSISHLQKSVNEVQEADTLGNIDDLLNKISDKKLAGMIEEQKKVIAVDAKLSSSKIAPSEEIHAPHIWEDPLDELDEQGCKPIFKTYMSYNGVSPLEKTILEDLPIYKGILDEQAAEDNSVPFVPISKSTVLLDDDYFMKLIEKDIVDDEPSFVALSKRRGMFYGNRRSHYLKPPSAPALRYLKFRTPTIWSPEDDQELVKNINQYAYNWDLIGALVSSSNGRSYISNIERRTPWQCFERFVQLNEKFSVHDMKGPRANAAQMWLYEAHKLQQQQKRRISPLGVGSESIQRGHRRLRWATMFEAMRKTIKKRENAPRPNPSQPRKPLDVKSAAVPTPAEMSELKAQRDETLRREGQMRRAAKQRIHLAQLQQQQQRVQQDVVQQRPQSRSQPDPPLSQQIPRVQSPRPQQPLAQQLIEDKGKLLPGVSVSAPTSKEASNNGKNLMALRQVQSSPVNGDLQKATAQVPPRGPNKPLTEKEIIESYARKIIAQKPDFTPELALKAAESYYQNVTLKQNTIGKQIVSQPLSAATVSTPPSNGRAVHKIRSPTPQEILQRIQQKKNDS; encoded by the coding sequence ATGTCGGTACTTAAGAAGGACTCTACAAGTGAGAAGAGAACACAGCTGGAAAGCATTTTGGAGGAGCGTAATAATAAGCTGACGCAGCTTTTTTGGCTTTCACGTCTTAATGAGTTGAAGTCAGGGGGAGATTTGCAGTCCGTTAGGCAGGAGCTAGCTGAATTTCTTGTGCAGAATGACCTAACAAAGAACCTGACTTTTGACATATCAAGCCTACGAACATATAGGCCACAGGAGCCGCCTATGGATAGAAGGCCATTAAGGAGCAAAAGCAGCACTCCTTTAGAAAATGGGACTATCAATAGAAAGAGAGAAGATGCGGAACCACATATGGAAGAGACAAGGAAACGACTGAGAGAACATATAATCCCTGAGGAAGACGACGATAGAGAACATGAGCAAAGGCCAGTGAAACTTCAGAAGGTTGGTTTATCGCATGATGAAGAGTTGCCGAAGCGGCTTGAACCACCCACGATACCTATCAGGAAGATATCAAGCGCTGGAGATAATCAAGAGACTGGCTCTGTTATCGGTGAGAAGAAGTCGGAGCAGCCTGTATCTACAAGTCGTAATAGACCAATTCATACGCAGCTGTCTACGAATCCCTTTTATCAGCACATGGACATTTCGACTTTGCGTGCTGAACCAACCCCAGTGGAGGTCAAAAGGAAAAGGAATTATATTATTGACGAAATTATCAAAACTCAATCGAAATCAACAGATACATCGGATAGCCACTCTACTGCGGGCGGAAGGGATTCAGTTTATTTGGTGATGAAGGAAACTGTGCCAAGTAAACTGGCGCGAGCGATTCCTCTATCTGAGCTCAAATATGTATCACAAACATTGCCCCTAATACGACTAATTCCTCCCACTCATAAGGCACTGACTACTGATTTGTATAATACTGCTCTTAATGAAGGTAGAATAACTGTGGTTTCCTCTCGGATTGAAGAATTGAGGCGATTAAACCTATGGTCCTTGAGACAACCGAAAAAGTTCTTGGACCCTTGGAGACAGAAGCAGCCTTCAACACATAGGGGATACATGTTAGAAGAAGCTAGGTGGATGCGCGAAGATTTCCATGAATTTAAAAAGTTCAAGGTTTCTGTATGCGCAGTAAATTCGAAAGCAATAATGGACTACTGGAAATATGGGAAAGCTTGCTGTATCAAACGTAGGAGTATATCACACCTACAGAAGTCAGTCAATGAAGTGCAGGAAGCCGATACTCTAGGTAATATTGATGACTTGTTGAACAAAATTTCAGATAAGAAGCTAGCTGGTATGATTGAAGAACAGAAGAAAGTAATAGCTGTAGATGCAAAGCTTTCATCGAGTAAAATAGCACCGAGTGAAGAAATACATGCGCCACACATTTGGGAGGACCCTCTCGATGAACTTGACGAGCAAGGATGCAAGCCAATATTCAAAACTTATATGTCCTACAATGGCGTATCACCTCTCGAAAAAACGATTTTAGAAGATCTTCCTATTTACAAAGGCATTTTGGATGAACAGGCTGCTGAAGATAATAGTGTACCTTTTGTGCCAATCTCTAAATCTACTGTTCTTCTTGACGATGACTATTTTATGAAATTGATTGAAAAGGACATAGTGGATGATGAGCCCTCTTTCGTGGCACTTTCTAAAAGACGAGGGATGTTTTATGGGAACCGGAGAAGTCATTATTTGAAACCGCCTTCAGCACCAGCCCTTCGGTACTTGAAGTTTCGAACACCTACAATCTGGTCACCGGAAGACGATCAGGAATTAGTCAAAAATATTAACCAGTACGCCTATAATTGGGATCTGATAGGCGCGTTAGTTTCATCTTCTAACGGAAGATCCTACATATCCAATATTGAGAGGAGAACGCCCTGGCAATGTTTCGAGAGGTTTGTTCAACTAAACGAGAAGTTTTCTGTTCATGATATGAAAGGCCCCCGCGCAAATGCTGCACAAATGTGGCTATATGAGGCACACAagcttcagcagcagcaaaAACGCCGTATCTCGCCTTTAGGCGTTGGTTCGGAGTCTATTCAACGTGGGCATCGGCGCCTGAGATGGGCAACCATGTTTGAAGCAATGAGAAAGACTATTAAGAAGAGAGAAAATGCACCAAGGCCTAATCCATCTCAGCCAAGAAAACCTTTGGATGTGAAAAGCGCAGCGGTCCCTACTCCGGCTGAAATGTCAGAATTGAAGGCCCAACGCGATGAAACGCTCCGCAGGGAAGGTCAGATGAGGCGCGCCGCGAAACAGCGGATTCATCTCGCTCAATTacaacagcaacagcagcgCGTTCAACAGGATGTCGTGCAACAGCGGCCGCAGTCGCGTTCCCAGCCAGATCCCCCACTGTCGCAACAGATACCTCGGGTGCAGTCTCCACGGCCTCAACAACCCCTAGCACAACAACTTATTGAGGATAAGGGAAAACTTCTCCCGGGAGTTTCTGTGAGTGCTCCGACTTCAAAAGAAGCGAGCAATAATGGCAAGAACTTGATGGCACTTCGACAAGTCCAAAGTTCTCCTGTCAATGGCGATCTACAGAAGGCAACAGCGCAGGTACCACCTCGTGGGCCAAACAAGCCCCTAACAGAAAAAGAGATTATTGAAAGCTACGCACGGAAGATAATAGCCCAGAAGCCAGACTTCACACCTGAGCTTGCTCTGAAGGCGGCTGAAAGTTATTATCAGAATGTGACCTTAAAGCAAAACACTATTGGTAAACAGATTGTTTCTCAACCTTTATCTGCAGCGACTGTTTCGACGCCACCTTCAAACGGCAGAGCAGTACACAAGATACGATCTCCAACTCCGCAAGAAATCCTTCAGAGGATACAGCAAAAGAAGAATGATTCATAA
- the SPC110 gene encoding Spc110p (Syntenic homolog of Saccharomyces cerevisiae YDR356W (SPC110)) has translation MFASLDTPAVHQRKKYEFTPIGHIKEKENMIAQELRQNKRPPLEDEEDAAIEGNYMKRTRVGDDTMNSQQLFNETSFDDTLPEQTLQGISAIKKNLAPELLSNDNKEKAELASNPLKEQQHALQKLNMENYSLRVKCNSLLKFLNNVTDDGKLKQGLEMLDELQEWKTKHHELIQRFKELQLRYDELEQREPEPLKVAEPADHSHCEKLRAELETSLKETRSQLDEVQATVSTLEKRLVEVKKDYSEKEHQYKMSLDIAKSENNRLTSSLSSREDALNEAQEKINRLMVQLEEFDHTSGSLLELEKKIDDKNQGIRNLETRLQELNFHRQDLERQLLTANETIEALKKEHEEYREQNELKLTSLHKNTSGEDRLRKQLRDLAEDKEGLQKLRQTLEERNKELDERVEALESQVAAIEEDRQKIIGEQQQVVRNLKLEHQKRAQNLKREIEELRELNQQLEETNRSYKKRFEHFSRNSPARKATQEELTAKDREIGALKRTIRDIEESVLRTTRELETAKIQHRREKSMLEARLDQAASEEPFERSRLEKEISMLKLEIRSIQDTKERELSLWESKYESLKNTYEKLLQQDKHSNLNEILEDRREELKSLMKKYNDLTTENLELTRELNKQKSHKEAYKEDLRKVQARLDFITKEFVKLKESAPEPKDSSDELNSKWMEKYQNMKIKLLNELKVLQDENIQLERRLLDRSQQQSHNLAETPTQSRDSSLQDKVDYYRLKYHDEVRKNNDLRVINEYLNRVLKASSQHLKLDILKLENEISPLNSSTTYINDYDYSYAPSYYSRRGRPLKFKTVAIFVLSCIRMYQATLRRRWDQQRINYLQRKIAYGEDRITW, from the coding sequence ATGTTTGCATCGTTGGATACTCCTGCTGTTCACCAGCGTAAAAAGTATGAGTTTACTCCTATAGGGCACATAAAGGAGAAAGAGAACATGATAGCTCAGGAACTGCGGCAAAACAAGAGACCCCCATTAGAAGATGAGGAGGATGCGGCAATAGAAGGCAACTATATGAAGCGGACCCGGGTTGGAGACGACACGATGAACTCGCAGCAGCTGTTTAACGAGACTTCATTTGATGATACGCTCCCTGAGCAGACCCTCCAAGGCATCTCGGCGATCAAGAAGAACCTGGCCCCAGAGCTGCTGAGCAACGACAACAAGGAGAAGGCGGAATTGGCATCGAACCCGCTCAAGGAACAGCAGCACGCTTTGCAAAAGCTCAACATGGAAAACTACAGTTTGCGCGTGAAGTGCAATAGCTTGTTGAAGTTCTTGAACAACGTGACAGACGATGGGAAGTTGAAGCAAGGGCTTGAGATGCTCGACGAGCTACAGGAGTGGAAGACAAAACATCACGAATTGATCCAGAGATTTAAAGAGTTGCAGTTGCGCTACGAtgagctggagcagcgAGAACCCGAGCCACTCAAGGTCGCTGAACCAGCCGATCACTCTCACTGTGAAAAGCTCCGTGCAGAGTTGGAGACTTCGTTGAAGGAAACCAGGTCGCAGCTAGATGAGGTCCAGGCGACTGTTTCAACTTTGGAGAAGAGATTGGTTGAGGTGAAGAAAGACTACTCGGAGAAAGAACACCAGTATAAGATGAGCCTTGACATTGCCAAGAGCGAAAATAACCGGCTCACTTCATCTCTCTCCTCTAGAGAGGACGCTTTGAATGAGGCACAAGAGAAAATAAATCGCCTTATGGTGCAGTTGGAGGAGTTTGACCACACGAGCGGTAGTCTTTTAGAGCTAGAAAAGAAAATCGATGATAAGAACCAAGGTATAAGAAACTTGGAAACGCGGCTACAAGAGCTTAACTTTCATAGACAAGATTTGGAAAGACAACTTCTCACCGCTAATGAGACTATTGAAGCTTTGAAGAAGGAGCATGAAGAGTACAGAGAGCAAAATGAACTAAAGCTGACTTCTCTTCATAAAAATACATCCGGCGAAGATAGGTTGAGAAAACAGTTGAGGGACTTAGCAGAGGACAAGGAGGGTCTTCAGAAATTACGACAGACATTAGAGGAGAGAAATAAGGAGTTAGATGAGAGGGTGGAAGCATTGGAGTCTCAAGTTGCTGCAATAGAGGAAGATCGTCAGAAAATTATCGGCGAGCAACAGCAAGTGGTCCGCAACCTTAAACTAGAACACCAAAAGAGGGCACAAAATCTCAAAAGGGAGATTGAGGAACTACGAGAACTCAATCAGCAATTGGAAGAGACAAATAGGTCCTACAAAAAGCGCTTTGAGCATTTTTCCAGAAATTCGCCGGCCAGAAAGGCCACCCAGGAAGAACTAACGGCCAAGGATCGGGAAATCGGCGCTTTGAAGAGAACAATACGTGACATAGAGGAAAGCGTTCTTCGTACAACACGTGAATTAGAAACCGCGAAGATTCAACACCGTCGAGAAAAATCCATGCTAGAGGCAAGATTGGATCAGGCGGCTTCAGAGGAACCCTTTGAAAGATCCAGATTAGAGAAAGAAATATCCATGCTCAAGCTTGAAATTAGATCAATCCAAGATACTAAGGAAAGAGAGCTCTCCTTGTGGGAGAGTAAGTATGAGTCCCTGAAAAATACGTACGAGAAGTTGCTTCAACAGGATAAACACAGCAACTTGAACGAGATATTGGAAGATAGGAGGGAAGAGCTCAAGTCGTTAATGAAGAAATACAACGACTTAACGACTGAGAACCTAGAGCTAACTAGGGAACTGAACAAGCAGAAGAGTCATAAGGAAGCTTATAAAGAAGATTTGCGCAAAGTACAAGCCCGTTTAGACTTCATAACAAAGGAGTTCGTTAAATTAAAGGAAAGCGCACCCGAACCGAAGGATTCTTCAGACGAACTGAACTCCAAATGGATGGAAAAGTACCAGAATATGAAAATAAAGCTACTTAATGAATTGAAAGTGCTTCAAGACGAAAATATACAACTAGAGAGAAGGCTATTAGATAGAAGCCAACAGCAAAGCCATAATCTCGCAGAAACACCCACACAATCGAGAGATTCCTCCCTGCAGGATAAAGTTGATTACTATAGGTTGAAGTACCATGATGAAGTGCGCAAGAATAACGATTTACGGGTGATCAACGAGTACCTAAATCGCGTATTAAAGGCTAGTTCGCAGCACCTCAAACTCGATATTCTTAAGTTAGAAAATGAGATATCTCCACTGAACAGCAGCACAACTTATATTAACGATTATGACTACAGTTATGCGCCATCATACTATTCTAGACGGGGCAGACCCCTCAAGTTCAAGACAGTCGCAATTTTTGTGCTATCATGCATAAGAATGTATCAGGCTACTCTGCGTCGCAGGTGGGACCAGCAGAGAATCAATTATTTACAGAGGAAAATCGCATATGGCGAGGATAGGATCACTTGGTAG
- the CNL1 gene encoding Cnl1p (Syntenic homolog of Saccharomyces cerevisiae YDR357C (CNL1)), which translates to MVAEAGASIQAEDVNNDPFRVDQLILDYDYMLYRIKDHVASIHLATTELCRKQNQLVCTGIVEEIIDSNIKNVRELLTKCKELETYFEQLHAIDGIVSTFHERMDEIVKQYRDIKVHTDSASRDHVATK; encoded by the coding sequence ATGGTGGCTGAAGCAGGAGCTAGCATCCAGGCGGAAGATGTCAATAATGACCCCTTCCGTGTAGACCAACTCATTCTGGATTACGACTATATGCTTTATCGGATCAAGGATCATGTTGCGTCAATCCATCTCGCTACCACGGAGCTATGCCGCAAGCAGAACCAATTGGTCTGTACCGGAATTGTGGAGGAAATCATTGACAGTAACATCAAGAATGTCCGAGAACTTTTGACCAAGTGCAAGGAACTGGAAACGTACTTCGAGCAGCTCCACGCGATTGATGGTATCGTGAGCACGTTCCACGAGAGGATGGACGAAATAGTGAAACAGTATCGCGATATTAAAGTACATACTGATAGTGCGTCTAGAGACCATGTGGCTACCAAGTGA
- the TRP4 gene encoding anthranilate phosphoribosyltransferase (Syntenic homolog of Saccharomyces cerevisiae YDR354W (TRP4)) → MGALVKYTKQLLRSPPQLSPEELFVALEGALAQVVREGTISLEFGVEFASFLTALRASGLDHKAEYIAQAARAVLQYSDLVADDAVRGGSKERVLDVVGTGGDGQNTFNVSTSAAIVAAGIPGLRVYKHGGKASTSDSGSGDLVRMLGCDSWKVTSATVPALCRKNTFLFLLAPNFHEAMRLVAPIRKLLSVPTIFNVLGPLLHPMGCVNRRVLGVFSEHLGPEYARAASLMYKDCETFVVWGHVGLDEVAPTGKTTVWHYAAETGSIDTFIIEPAMFGLQEHELSQCASQGPTENALVLLDVLSGNRSKGDSIYDYILLNAATLYCLSEGSRDWKHAVAVVEESISSGRAQKALNEFISAVDALEV, encoded by the coding sequence ATGGGAGCTCTTGTGAAGTATACAAAGCAGTTGCtgcgctcgccgccgcaACTGTCGCCCGAGGAGCTGTTTGTGGCACTGGAGGGGGCGCTAGCACAGGTTGTGCGCGAGGGGACGATCTCGCTGGAGTTCGGGGTAGAGTTCGCGAGCTTCCTGACTGCACTGCGGGCAAGCGGGCTCGACCACAAAGCCGAGTACATtgcgcaggcggcgcgcgccgtTTTGCAATACTCAGATCTGGTGGCTGATGACGCGGTTAGAGGCGGCTCGAAGGAGCGGGTGCTCGATGTCGTAGGCACGGGCGGCGACGGGCAGAACACGTTCAACGTCTCAACGTCAGCGGCAATCGTAGCCGCAGGGATCCCGGGGCTGCGCGTGTATAAGCACGGCGGGAAAGCGTCGACCTCTGACAGCGGATCCGGCGACCTGGTGCGCATGCTGGGATGCGACAGCTGGAAGGTGACGAGCGCGACAGTCCCCGCGCTGTGCCGCAAAAACACCTTTCTGTTTCTGCTAGCACCGAACTTTCATGAGGCGATGCGACTGGTCGCGCCGATCCGCAAACTGCTTTCTGTGCCGACGATCTTCAACGTTTTGGGGCCTCTGTTGCACCCAATGGGCTGTGTGAACCGCCGTGTGCTGGGTGTGTTCAGTGAGCATCTGGGGCCCGAGTatgcgcgcgccgcctcgcTCATGTACAAGGACTGTGAGACTTTCGTGGTCTGGGGCCATGTCGGCCTCGACGAGGTTGCGCCTACGGGGAAGACAACTGTATGGCATTACGCGGCCGAAACCGGTTCGATTGACACCTTCATTATTGAGCCCGCGATGTTTGGTCTCCAAGAGCACGAGCTCTCCCAGTGTGCCTCGCAGGGCCCTACAGAGAATGCGCTCGTTCTTCTGGACGTCCTTAGCGGCAATCGCTCAAAAGGTGACTCGATCTACGACTACATTCTACTCAACGCAGCAACACTCTACTGCCTGAGCGAGGGAAGCCGTGATTGGAAGCACGCGGTTGCAGTGGTTGAAGAGAGCATTAGTTCTGGACGTGCTCAGAAAGCGCTGAACGAGTTCATATCCGCTGTGGACGCTCTTGAAGTGTAG
- the GGA1 gene encoding ubiquitin-binding protein (Syntenic homolog of Saccharomyces cerevisiae YHR108W (GGA2) and YDR358W (GGA1)) encodes MSSYAVYLSDAPPRRNGNAGSSLSRKIHRACRTALEEPDLSLNLDIADYINSKQGAAPREATLTIVKLINSQGTHTAIFALALLDVLVKNCGYPVHLQISRKEFLNALVKRFPERPPMAYTKVQCLILTAIEEWYQTLCKYSKYKEDMKYIRDMHSLLKYKGYVFPKIKQEDLAVLRPGDHLKTPSELQKEQEIAQAAKLEELIRRGRPEDLREANKLMKIMAGFKEDNILNVKQTLTEELTKLKRKADLLSEMLATGDSSALDNDTVTELYSALKSSQPKFQKIIEEDNSDDSMVQDILKFNDKVNQLIQQYQLLKKGKADDVIPLHVPAQSTSKNGEGTTLANEINLIDFSDTTNDEPSSNVTGDNFDDLLGELNSLNLSQPQLFGLGAISLGASTPSAPVETAVHHNTVDLLGDFSSSRLSSVTAASATAASAVTASASPSTDFDLLDGFASSYGSDTGAVKNSTTRSVVSESQNLKLEFEISKINASKIRVTSYFSNMSDSRLDDLSFLVAVPKSCALNLLPQSDNTIPAKTADGITQEGHIVIPEGFSKPLKVKWKVTYKMNAVPIEEGAVFTLPKI; translated from the coding sequence ATGTCCTCATATGCTGTTTACTTATCTGATGCACCACCTAGACGGAATGGGAATGCTGGAAGCTCTTTATCTCGGAAGATACACCGTGCATGCAGGACGGCCTTAGAAGAGCCGGACCTATCTTTGAACCTAGATATTGCAGACTATATCAATTCTAAGCAAGGTGCAGCACCTCGGGAGGCCACTCTGACTATTGTGAAGTTAATTAATTCGCAGGGGACACACACTGCCATCTTTGCGCTGGCGTTGTTGGACGTGCTTGTCAAGAACTGTGGGTATCCTGTGCACTTGCAGATATCTAGGAAAGAGTTCTTAAATGCTCTTGTCAAGCGGTTTCCAGAACGACCACCAATGGCGTACACGAAGGTTCAGTGCTTAATATTGACGGCCATCGAAGAGTGGTACCAGACGCTTTGCAAGTACTCGAAGTACAAAGAGGACATGAAATACATTCGGGACATGCATAGTCTGCTAAAGTACAAGGGATACGTCTTCCCAAAGATTAAGCAAGAAGATTTAGCTGTGTTACGCCCCGGGGATCACTTAAAAACGCCTAGCGAACTCCAAAAGGAACAGGAAATTGCCCAGGCTGCCAAACTGGAGGAGTTAATTAGGCGTGGAAGGCCGGAGGACTTGCGGGAAGCTAACAAATTGATGAAAATTATGGCAGGCTTTAAGGAAGACAACATTCTTAATGTCAAGCAAACACTGACGGAAGAATTGACAAAGTTAAAGCGGAAGGCTGACCTTCTCAGCGAAATGCTAGCTACAGGTGACAGTTCTGCGTTGGACAACGACACTGTTACCGAATTATATAGCGCGCTAAAATCTTCGCAACCCAAATTTCAAAAGATAATCGAAGAAGACAACTCTGACGATTCTATGGTTCAAGATATACTGAAATTTAATGATAAGGTCAACCAACTAATTCAGCAGTACCAGCTCTTGAAGAAAGGAAAGGCTGATGATGTAATTCCGCTCCATGTTCCAGCACAGTCCACTTCAAAGAATGGAGAAGGGACCACGCTAGCAAATGAAATTAACTTGATAGATTTTAGTGACACAACTAATGATGAACCTAGTTCAAATGTCACTGGAGATAACTTTGATGATCTGCTTGGTGAGCTAAACTCTCTAAATCTTTCCCAACCACAATTATTTGGACTAGGAGCTATATCTCTAGGCGCCTCAACTCCATCCGCACCAGTGGAGACAGCAGTTCACCATAATACGGTGGACCTATTAGGCGACTTCTCGTCATCACGCTTATCGTCGGTTACTGCAGCGTCGGCCACTGCAGCTTCAGCAGTTACAGCCTCGGCTTCACCCTCTACTGACTTTGACTTATTGGATGGATTTGCCAGCTCATATGGTTCAGATACGGGCGCTGTTAAAAATTCAACCACTCGTTCGGTTGTTTCTGAATCACAGAACCTGAAGTTAGAATTCGAAATCAGTAAAATTAATGCGTCCAAAATTAGGGTTACATCTTACTTCTCGAACATGTCTGACTCCCGTCTAGACGACTTATCATTTTTGGTGGCCGTTCCCAAGTCCTGTGCTCTAAATCTTCTACCACAGTCCGATAACACTATACCAGCTAAGACCGCAGATGGTATCACACAGGAAGGCCATATAGTTATCCCAGAGGGCTTCTCAAAACCATTAAAGGTTAAATGGAAGGTCACCTATAAAATGAATGCGGTGCCGATCGAAGAAGGAGCGGTCTTCACGCTTCCAAAAATTTGA
- the EFM2 gene encoding S-adenosylmethionine-dependent methyltransferase (Non-syntenic homolog of Saccharomyces cerevisiae YBR271W): MECFDPLDFLSSAPQTIPPSRKDPLEPLVADALPESEGLKAEDNGATDTGHITVLDLPHIQYADPSAVLAVLLLLQPTAQVNFVGDESKAWQLVAEEKHVAGPLLDAALQYYRKWGSGSLSTEEQICSKIPVLLLHYNGELLRYYLSVLSHYEVVDHPLKDEILKQTALRISERCGRTAQPAITRQFLVDGVARPIVLHEPALTSDNLGLKTWGASLLLSRRVAGFTGKKRVLELGAGTGLVGIAYALANIDADDVFVTDLPEIVPNLRHNLALNNLTNVRASVLDWSDPTSFLHEHGELQFDAIFVADPIYSPNHPQLLVQTVARFLAPAGTLYLEIPIRAQYATERRLLWDLLAAHHLKVICTEEDRGNDDWGEVQYIYKEVGWSNIR, from the coding sequence ATGGAGTGCTTCGACCCGCTGGACTTCCTCAGCAGCGCTCCTCAAACCATACCACCTAGCAGGAAGGACCCTTTGGAGCCGTTGGTGGCAGACGCTTTACCTGAAAGTGAGGGCTTGAAAGCTGAGGACAACGGCGCGACGGACACTGGGCATATAACAGTTCTGGACCTTCCACATATACAATACGCAGACCCCTCCGCTGTCCTTGCagtgctgctgctcctgcaACCTACCGCGCAGGTGAATTTTGTTGGTGATGAATCGAAGGCCTGGCAACTAGTCGCTGAGGAGAAACATGTGGCCGGTCCGCTGCTGGACGCGGCCCTCCAGTACTACCGCAAGTGGGGCAGTGGCTCTCTTTCAACAGAAGAGCAGATATGCTCCAAGATTCCTGTATTGTTGTTGCATTACAACGGAGAGCTACTGCGATACTACCTCTCAGTGCTATCGCATTACGAGGTTGTGGACCATCCGCTAAAGGACGAAATACTTAAACAGACAGCACTACGCATATCTGAGCGCTGTGGTCGTACCGCGCAGCCCGCAATAACTCGTCAGTTTCTAGTCGACGGCGTGGCCCGGCCCATAGTGCTTCATGAGCCTGCCTTGACCAGCGATAACCTTGGGCTGAAGACTTGGGGTGCCTCTCTGCTTCTATCCCGTCGAGTAGCCGGCTTTACCGGCAAAAAACGCGTTCTAGAACTAGGTGCTGGCACGGGCCTGGTCGGCATAGCGTATGCGCTGGCGAACATTGACGCGGACGATGTATTCGTGACGGACCTTCCCGAAATTGTCCCGAACCTACGCCACAACCTTGCCCTGAACAATCTTACCAACGTCCGCGCATCCGTACTTGATTGGAGCGATCCCACCAGCTTCCTGCACGAACATGGCGAGCTCCAGTTCGACGCTATTTTTGTCGCAGACCCGATCTACTCGCCCAACCAtccgcagctgctggtaCAAACCGTCGCCCGTTTTCTTGCACCGGCGGGCACGCTGTATCTGGAGATCCCAATTCGAGCACAGTACGCCACGGAACGGCGGCTACTATGGGACCTGCTGGCCGCCCATCATCTCAAAGTCATTTGCACCGAGGAAGACCGCGGTAATGACGATTGGGGCGAGGTACAGTATATATATAAGGAAGTAGGTTGGAGTAATATACGCTGA